A region of Anoplopoma fimbria isolate UVic2021 breed Golden Eagle Sablefish chromosome 24, Afim_UVic_2022, whole genome shotgun sequence DNA encodes the following proteins:
- the LOC129113048 gene encoding claudin-4-like: protein MVSAGIQILGAALGILGWIGAIIVCALPMWKVTAFIGSNIVTAQTSWEGIWMTCVVQSTGQMQCKVYDSMLALSSDLQAARALTIISIVVGILAILLSVAGGQCTNCVEDKSSKTKVGIAAGVMFIIAGVLCLVPVCWTAHTIIRNFYNPLMVSAQKRDGIIMVSQGLQIMGVLLAFIGWLGTIITCAMPMWRVTAFVGANIVTAQVIWEGLWMNCVVQSTGQMQCKVYDSMLALPQDLQAARAMVVIAVIVGVFGVLMAVVGGKCTNCMEDEVAKAKACIVSGVIFIIAALLIMIPVSWSAHAVIRDFYNPMVIAAQRRELGAALYIGWGSAGLLLLGGGLLCNNCPPKDGTRPYIPAKFVPVRTASSNVDYV, encoded by the exons ATGGTGTCTGCTGGGATACAGATTCTGGGTGCAGCTCTGGGGATCCTGGGCTGGATCGGCGCCATCATCGTGTGTGCCCTTCCCATGTGGAAGGTCACTGCTTTTATCGGCAGCAACATTGTGACCGCGCAAACCTCATGGGAAGGTATTTGGATGACCTGTGTGGTCCAGAGCACAGGCCAGATGCAGTGTAAGGTCTACGACTCCATGCTGGCCCTCAGCTCTGACCTCCAGGCTGCCCGGGCCCTGACCATCATCTCCATCGTGGTGGGCATCCTAGCTATCCTGCTCAGCGTAGCCGGGGGGCAGTGCACCAACTGTGTGGAGGATAAATCGTCCAAGACGAAGGTGGGCATTGCAGCTGGAGTTATGTTCATCATAGCTGGGGTCCTCTGCCTCGTCCCTGTCTGCTGGACGGCCCACACAATCATCCGAAACTTCTACAACCCGCTGATGGTCAGCGCCCAGAAGAGAGA TGGCATCATCATGGTTTCTCAGGGTCTCCAGATCATGGGTGTGCTGCTGGCCTTCATCGGCTGGCTGGGCACCATCATCACCTGCGCCATGCCCATGTGGAGAGTCACCGCTTTTGTCGGGGCAAACATCGTCACCGCCCAGGTGATCTGGGAAGGCTTGTGGATGAACTGCGTGGTCCAGAGCACGGGCCAGATGCAGTGTAAGGTGTACGACTCCATGCTTGCTCTACCTCAAGACCTGCAGGCCGCCAGGGCCATGGTGGTCATCGCTGTGATCGTCGGGGTGTTCGGCGTCCTCATGGCCGTGGTTGGAGGAAAGTGCACCAACTGCATGGAGGACGAAGTGGCCAAAGCCAAAGCCTGCATTGTGTCCGGAGTGATCTTCATAATAGCAGCCTTGCTGATAATGATCCCAGTATCGTGGTCTGCTCACGCAGTGATCAGGGACTTTTATAACCCCATGGTGATTGCGGCTCAGAGGAGGGAGCTCGGAGCTGCACTTTATATTGGCTGGGGGTCGgctgggctgctgctgctgggaggagGCCTGCTCTGTAACAACTGCCCCCCAAAGGACGGCACAAGACCCTACATACCTGCCAAGTTCGTCCCTGTGAGAACCGCATCTTCAAATGTTGactatgtgtga
- the LOC129113051 gene encoding claudin-like protein ZF-A89, which produces MASAGLQILAVFLATIGFLGDIIICALPMWKVSAFIGNNIVTAQTFWEGLWMNCVMQSTGQMQCKVYDSLLALPNDLQAARALVVVSILVVLMGILLSVAGGKCTNCIEDEDAKSRVAIAAGVFFIVGGILCLVPVCWSAHVVIRNFYNPIMVDAQRRELGAALFIGWGSAGLLLIGGALLCCQCRQRKDSRYSAKYSAPRSAASGGAYV; this is translated from the coding sequence ATGGCATCTGCAGGTCTCCAGATTTTGGCTGTCTTTCTGGCAACCATCGGCTTTCTTGGAGATATCATCATCTGTGCCTTGCCCATGTGGAAGGTATCCGCTTTCATCGGTAACAACATAGTGACGGCGCAGACCTTTTGGGAGGGCCTGTGGATGAACTGTGTGATGCAGAGCACCGGGCAGATGCAGTGCAAGGTCTACGACTCTCTACTGGCCCTCCCTAACGATCTGCAGGCGGCCCGGGCCCTGGTTGTGGTCTCCATCCTGGTCGTCTTAATGGGAATCCTGCTTTCTGTCGCCGGGGGAAAATGCACCAACTGCATTGAAGATGAAGACGCCAAGAGCAGGGTAGCCATCGCTGCTGGGGTGTTCTTCATCGTTGGTGGAATCCTGTGCCTGGTCCCTGTGTGCTGGTCTGCGCACGTGGTCATCAGAAACTTCTACAACCCCATTATGGTGGACGCACAGAGGAGAGAGCTCGGAGCGGCGCTGTTCATCGGTTGGGGATCAGCAGGACTCCTGTTGATTGGAGGGGCACTCCTCTGCTGCCAGTGTCGGCAGCGTAAAGATAGCAGATACTCTGCCAAATATTCTGCCCCACGCTCAGCAGCCAGTGGAGGAGCCTATGTTTAA
- the LOC129113049 gene encoding claudin-4-like → MASLGLQILGIGLAVLGWIGNILICMLPLWKVSAFIGNNIVVAQTIWEGLWMTCVVQSTGQMQCKVYDSLLALPTDLQAARAMVVIAILFSLFGLLLSVVGGKCTTCVGDKAAKAKVAISAGVFFILSGALCLVTVSLPANTVIKDFYNPMVPDSQRRELGACLYMGWGASGLLLIGGALLCCQCPSGGDRFTGAKYSAPKSTTPGKEFV, encoded by the coding sequence ATGGCATCTTTAGGGCTGCAAATTCTGGGCATCGGGCTGGCGGTGCTTGGATGGATTGGAAACATACTAATCTGTATGCTGCCCCTGTGGAAGGTGTCTGCTTTCATCGGGAACAACATCGTGGTGGCTCAGACCATCTGGGAAGGACTGTGGATGACCTGCGTGGTTCAGAGCACCGGCCAGATGCAGTGCAAGGTCTACGACTCCCTGCTGGCCCTGCCTACGGACCTCCAGGCTGCTCGGGCCATGGTGGTCATCGCAatcctgttctctctgttcggcctgctgctctctgtggtCGGGGGGAAATGCACCACCTGCGTTGGggacaaggcagcaaaagccAAAGTGGCCATCTCCGCAGGTGTTTTCTTCATCCTGAGTGGGGCTCTGTGTCTGGTGACCGTGTCGCTGCCTGCCAACACTGTCATAAAAGACTTCTACAACCCCATGGTTCCTGATTCCCAGAGGAGGGAGCTGGGTGCATGTTTGTACATGGGCTGGGGAGCATCAGGACTCCTGCTGATCGGGGGAGCTCTCCTCTGCTGTCAGTGTCCGTCAGGAGGAGACCGATTCACTGGAGCAAAGTACTCCGCGCCTAAATCCACAACGCCCGGGAAGGAATTTGTCTGA
- the LOC129113609 gene encoding claudin-4-like, which yields MQTQLVGVCLAIIGFLGTILICALPMWKVTAFVGANIITSQVFWEGLWMNCVIQSTGHSQCKAYDSILALPQDLQASRALICVSIAVSVVALGLTVVGARCTNFLRGDWLTKANIGLAGGLVFVLAGLLCIIPVSLSAYSIITGFYNPLATSERRGELGASIYVGWASGALLIIGGGVLGSTYRC from the coding sequence atGCAGACACAGCTCgttggtgtgtgtttggcaATCATCGGCTTTCTTGGCACCATCCTTATCTGCGCACTGCCTATGTGGAAGGTGACAGCCTTTGTTGGGGCAAACATCATCACCTCTCAGGTTTTCTGGGAAGGTTTATGGATGAATTGTGTAATCCAGAGTACGGGTCATTCGCAGTGTAAGGCCTACGACTCCATTCTGGCTTTACCACAGGATCTGCAGGCTTCCAGGGCTCTGATCTGCGTTTCCATCGCTGTCAGCGTGGTGGCCCTAGGGCTCACTGTGGTCGGGGCCCGCTGCACCAACTTCTTGCGAGGCGACTGGCTGACCAAAGCTAATATTGGCCTGGCTGGaggtttggtgtttgttttagcAGGACTCCTGTGCATTATTCCTGTCAGCTTGTCGGCGTACAGCATCATCACAGGCTTCTACAACCCCCTGGCCACCTctgagaggaggggagagctAGGGGCTTCCATCTATGTGGGCTGGGCGTCTGGAGCTTTGCTCATCATTGGAGGAGGGGTGTTGGGTAGCACCTACCGATGCTGA